The Struthio camelus isolate bStrCam1 chromosome 12, bStrCam1.hap1, whole genome shotgun sequence genome includes a window with the following:
- the BCL2L10 gene encoding bcl-2-like protein 10, translating into MPGSLKEETALLLEDYFQHRRGGAALPPSAAAAALRRAAGELERRERPFFRSCAPLARAEPWEAAALLARVAAQLEAEGGLNWGRLLALVVFAGTLAAAMAERGCGDGPRRLAAALTAYLAEEQGEWLEAHGGWDGFCRFFRHGSQPADQNSTLSNAIMAAAGFGIAGLAFLLVVR; encoded by the exons ATGCCGGGCTCGCTGAAGGAGGAGACGGCGCTGCTGCTGGAGGACTACTTCCAGCaccgccggggcggcgcggcgctgccgcccagcgccgcggcggccgcgctgcggcgggcggcgggcgagctGGAGCGCCGCGAGCGGCCCTTCTTCCGCTCCTGCGCGCCGCTGGCCCGGGCCGAGCCCTGGGAGGCGGCCGCCCTGCTGGCGCGGGTGGCGGCGCAGCTGGAGGCCGAGGGCGGCCTCAACTGGGGCCGGCTGCTGGCGCTGGTGGTCTTCGCGGGCACGCTggccgccgccatggccgagCGCGGCTGCGGCgacgggccgcgccgcctcgccgccgcgctCACCGCCTACCTGGCCGAGGAGCAGGGCGAGTGGCTGGAGGCGCACGGCGGATGG gACGGCTTCTGTCGCTTCTTCAGACACGGCTCTCAACCAGCTGACCAGAACAGTACCCTAAGCAATGCAATAATGGCAGCAGCAGGGTTTGGAATAGCAGGATTAGCTTTTCTCTTGGTGGTGCGGTAG